Proteins from one Mycobacterium sp. EPa45 genomic window:
- a CDS encoding EAL domain-containing protein codes for MPTGAPTTSRLSDEICCICRLASYGGGAAAHLLQRVIVHEKSRGSESSSACARPRAGGNINPVLMDGVVQEPTTTESKQTVLVVDDDDRLRELLCTVLRPLDCELVQAGSGEEALTELLQRKVAVIVLDINMPGMGGFETARLIREADELASTPIIFLTGQADDGDLDRGYDLGAVDFLLKPVSAAVLYGKVKALLELDQSFAKLHMEAARLHEQQLQIARAAESRQREELAFTRRRARLANIFAEDSIDLPTLEKTIVAEMSQLFDAACLLRLPAPGSQWQDSFSHTEAGRRSELLQQWLVEQASGGVRSPMPGGAVMIQELSARGQPVGILCVGRTDGPAFSEVETALFRGTSVAAALAISNATLYRVQAEYAAVMQATADAILAVDATGAIRSCNKAAIALFSGHDDSLIGRSIVDLAVDAHRDRLREQLDCTLATHQEVSMEMTFAAGLRRPVDVLITLSPIGDSIDLHVAVVVHDLTEIKQAQLVISHLASHDPLTDLANRRQLNERLAELSRRPDHTKLAALMYMDVNRFKSVNDTYGHDTGDELLVEVAVRLRLAAGNDALVCRIGGDEFIVVFEDVRSIDDAVAAGNRILQQVQGEPVHCKNVTLYPSLSMGISCLGASAHTPEELLNQADIAMFEAKKNRLDECVLYTDGIGSRHRGRVDLRSEVADAIARSEFRMAYQPIVNSATGALFGLEALVRWRVGGEEMPATDIIALAESAGQIAPLSRWILVRSFEDFAALGRDDLKLHVNISPDHVLDGSFLDDLIGVQRDNGISPENICLEVTERTFYRDPTPACVALRHARSIGFNLAIDDFGVDHASMTNLLHIPVDWLKIDRTFVAEVHDDRRVQRLVRSQIALAACMQVDLIAEGVENQKQADWLRDAGCVLQQGFSYAHPIEATDLAAEVEKWPTAWRAKVTGES; via the coding sequence ATGCCGACGGGCGCACCGACTACATCACGGTTAAGCGACGAAATTTGCTGTATTTGTCGATTGGCGTCCTATGGGGGTGGCGCAGCGGCACACTTATTGCAACGGGTCATTGTTCACGAAAAGAGTCGGGGGAGTGAAAGTTCGAGTGCTTGTGCCAGACCTCGCGCGGGAGGGAACATTAATCCCGTGCTGATGGATGGCGTGGTGCAGGAGCCCACGACAACCGAGAGCAAACAGACGGTCCTGGTTGTCGACGACGATGACCGGCTGCGGGAGCTGCTGTGTACCGTGCTCAGGCCCCTGGACTGCGAACTTGTCCAGGCAGGCTCGGGCGAGGAGGCGCTCACCGAACTGCTGCAGCGCAAGGTTGCGGTGATCGTGCTCGACATCAACATGCCGGGGATGGGCGGATTCGAGACCGCACGTCTTATTCGGGAGGCCGACGAGTTGGCCTCTACGCCGATCATTTTCCTTACCGGCCAGGCGGACGACGGCGATCTCGATCGCGGCTACGACCTGGGAGCGGTGGATTTTCTGCTCAAGCCAGTTTCGGCAGCGGTGCTCTACGGCAAAGTGAAAGCTTTGCTGGAGCTGGACCAATCGTTTGCCAAACTTCACATGGAGGCGGCGCGCCTGCATGAACAGCAACTCCAGATCGCACGTGCCGCCGAGAGCCGCCAGCGTGAAGAGCTTGCCTTTACGCGGCGGCGGGCTCGGCTGGCCAATATCTTCGCCGAGGACAGCATCGACCTGCCGACCTTGGAAAAGACCATCGTCGCCGAGATGAGCCAATTGTTCGACGCGGCATGTCTGCTTCGTCTGCCGGCCCCGGGCAGCCAGTGGCAGGACTCGTTCTCGCACACCGAAGCGGGTCGAAGGTCGGAGTTGCTGCAGCAGTGGCTCGTTGAGCAGGCATCCGGCGGAGTGCGCAGCCCGATGCCCGGCGGGGCGGTCATGATCCAGGAGTTGTCGGCCCGAGGACAACCTGTCGGTATTCTCTGTGTCGGCCGCACCGACGGTCCCGCCTTTTCCGAAGTCGAGACCGCGCTGTTCCGCGGCACATCCGTGGCAGCCGCTCTCGCGATATCCAACGCCACGCTCTACCGGGTTCAGGCGGAGTATGCCGCCGTTATGCAGGCCACCGCTGACGCGATCCTCGCCGTTGATGCCACGGGCGCGATCCGCAGCTGCAACAAGGCCGCCATCGCACTGTTCAGCGGGCACGACGACAGCCTGATCGGCCGATCCATCGTGGACCTCGCCGTCGACGCGCATCGAGACAGGTTGCGTGAACAATTGGACTGCACCCTGGCGACGCACCAGGAAGTGTCGATGGAGATGACGTTCGCCGCCGGCCTCCGTCGCCCCGTCGACGTCCTGATCACACTGTCGCCGATCGGTGACTCGATCGATCTGCACGTCGCGGTCGTGGTGCATGACTTGACGGAGATCAAGCAGGCCCAACTGGTGATCAGCCACCTCGCAAGCCATGACCCGCTGACCGACCTGGCCAATCGTCGGCAACTTAACGAGCGACTCGCGGAGCTGTCCCGCCGGCCGGACCACACAAAACTGGCTGCACTCATGTACATGGACGTCAACAGGTTCAAGTCGGTCAACGACACCTACGGCCATGACACCGGTGACGAGCTGCTCGTCGAAGTCGCTGTGCGGCTGAGGTTGGCCGCCGGCAACGACGCACTGGTCTGCCGCATCGGCGGGGACGAGTTCATCGTCGTGTTCGAAGATGTGCGGTCGATCGACGATGCCGTCGCAGCGGGGAACCGGATCCTGCAGCAGGTCCAGGGCGAACCGGTTCACTGTAAGAACGTGACGCTGTATCCGTCGCTGAGCATGGGCATCTCGTGTCTCGGCGCGAGCGCACACACTCCCGAGGAGTTGCTCAACCAGGCCGATATCGCCATGTTCGAGGCGAAGAAGAACCGGCTCGACGAATGTGTCCTCTACACCGATGGGATCGGGTCGCGGCACAGAGGAAGGGTAGACCTGCGATCGGAAGTCGCGGATGCCATTGCCCGGTCGGAGTTTCGGATGGCTTATCAGCCGATCGTGAACTCAGCCACCGGAGCGCTTTTCGGGCTCGAGGCCCTGGTCCGCTGGCGGGTCGGTGGTGAGGAGATGCCCGCAACCGACATCATCGCGCTGGCCGAAAGTGCCGGGCAGATCGCCCCATTGAGCAGATGGATCCTGGTGCGCAGTTTCGAGGACTTCGCAGCCCTGGGAAGAGACGACTTGAAGCTGCACGTGAACATCTCGCCGGACCACGTGCTCGACGGAAGCTTCCTCGACGACCTGATCGGTGTCCAGCGAGACAACGGGATCTCACCGGAGAACATCTGCCTGGAAGTCACCGAGCGCACGTTCTATCGTGACCCAACTCCGGCGTGTGTGGCGCTGCGCCACGCTCGAAGCATCGGATTCAACTTGGCGATAGACGATTTCGGTGTCGACCATGCGAGTATGACGAACCTGCTGCACATCCCCGTCGACTGGTTGAAGATCGACCGCACGTTCGTCGCCGAGGTCCATGACGACCGGCGCGTACAACGGCTGGTACGCAGCCAGATCGCACTGGCCGCGTGTATGCAGGTCGATTTGATCGCCGAAGGGGTCGAGAACCAGAAGCAGGCCGACTGGTTGCGGGACGCGGGATGCGTTCTGCAGCAAGGATTCTCCTACGCCCATCCGATCGAGGCGACGGACCTGGCCGCGGAGGTGGAGAAGTGGCCCACTGCTTGGAGAGCGAAGGTTACCGGTGAGAGCTAG
- a CDS encoding EAL domain-containing protein: MATGPSRCVDVRSYDASANIPTGRRIPVQIRGSWGLLVAMRFEGVDEPLADDGPEIPVELIRTLLGLLRSRLGLETAWLASFRDGMQTFEVLDGDTDAVSFTSGDRASLFDSYCVRVIDGRLPGIIPDTRANQTTDALPVTREFGLGAYVGVPVLNRNGATIGMVCAVSREAKPYLADIDLRIVKQIAELIGTLIESPDSGTDTTAAQRAAIRRVVYQRDFEVVFQSVHDVPTGKVVGVEALARFPREPFRPDGFLAQAALLGLGIELETAIVARVISMVPQLPEDIFIAVNISPAAALVAPWSQMLADVDPSRIVLELTEHDAVLDYGALDDALEPCRARGVRVAVDDVGAGFSSFSHVLELSPEFVKIDQSITRHIDVDDARRRLAHAIAELAGQMGATVIAEGVETQGELDAINAVGISSAQGYYLSRPRPLVHGFPAAAAAASSDLLPTAVDLLGERRFELALAHSPIGMAVVGLDGTFLRTNRALRTMLGYTKRELAELTFQEITHPDDLEADIALLTECLEGRRRSYRIDKRYIAADGRVVWGALTVVVVNAPRDQPRYFVSQIVDVTADRIREAALARQAATDPLTGVANRSAGWSRLEQLHVSGRGYGILFCDIERFKAVNDQHGHRAGDQLLVQVAGRLQAAVGEDDVVARWGGDEFLVITDSVNDWELARLADRITDQLDTAPVMLGEGKQVAARLTIGIAAHHTGDGRSIDAVLEHADQAMYNKRRRRRRRAAGS, encoded by the coding sequence GTGGCGACGGGTCCCTCACGCTGCGTCGACGTCCGGAGCTATGACGCTTCGGCAAACATTCCCACCGGCCGTCGCATTCCAGTGCAGATTCGCGGGTCGTGGGGTCTACTGGTGGCTATGCGGTTCGAGGGGGTCGACGAACCACTCGCAGACGACGGGCCCGAGATTCCCGTCGAACTCATTCGTACCCTCTTGGGCCTGTTGCGAAGCCGTCTCGGGCTGGAAACCGCGTGGCTGGCCTCGTTCCGCGATGGGATGCAAACGTTCGAGGTGCTCGACGGCGACACTGACGCAGTAAGTTTCACATCCGGCGACCGTGCGTCACTATTCGATTCCTATTGTGTTCGAGTCATCGACGGGCGGCTGCCCGGAATCATCCCCGATACCCGGGCCAACCAGACCACCGATGCACTTCCCGTCACTCGTGAATTCGGCCTCGGCGCCTACGTCGGCGTGCCGGTGCTCAACCGCAACGGCGCCACGATCGGAATGGTTTGTGCTGTCAGCCGTGAGGCCAAGCCGTACCTCGCCGATATCGACCTGCGCATTGTCAAGCAGATCGCCGAACTCATCGGCACACTCATCGAATCTCCGGATAGTGGCACCGATACCACCGCGGCTCAGCGGGCGGCGATCCGAAGGGTGGTGTATCAGCGCGATTTCGAGGTGGTGTTCCAGTCGGTCCACGACGTCCCGACCGGCAAGGTGGTGGGTGTCGAGGCGCTTGCCCGCTTTCCCAGAGAACCATTTCGTCCTGACGGATTCCTCGCGCAGGCAGCACTGTTGGGGCTGGGGATCGAGTTGGAGACCGCGATCGTGGCGCGGGTCATCTCAATGGTGCCGCAGCTGCCCGAGGACATCTTCATCGCAGTGAACATCTCGCCCGCGGCGGCGCTGGTCGCTCCGTGGAGTCAAATGCTGGCCGATGTCGACCCCTCGCGAATTGTGTTGGAGCTGACCGAACACGATGCCGTCCTCGACTACGGCGCGTTGGACGACGCGTTGGAGCCGTGCCGCGCACGAGGCGTCCGGGTGGCGGTCGACGACGTCGGCGCCGGCTTCTCCTCGTTCTCTCACGTCCTCGAACTGAGCCCCGAATTCGTCAAGATCGACCAGTCGATCACCCGCCACATCGACGTCGACGATGCCCGACGCAGACTGGCGCACGCCATCGCCGAGCTCGCCGGTCAGATGGGCGCGACGGTGATCGCCGAAGGTGTTGAGACACAAGGTGAACTCGATGCCATCAACGCGGTCGGCATCAGCTCGGCCCAAGGGTATTACCTCAGCCGCCCACGGCCACTCGTGCACGGGTTTCCGGCTGCTGCTGCGGCGGCGTCGAGTGATCTGCTTCCCACCGCGGTCGACCTTCTCGGCGAGCGGCGGTTCGAACTGGCGCTCGCCCATTCGCCCATCGGCATGGCTGTTGTGGGGTTGGACGGGACGTTCCTACGCACCAATCGCGCTCTGCGGACGATGCTCGGATACACCAAACGCGAGTTGGCCGAACTCACCTTTCAGGAAATAACCCACCCCGACGATCTCGAGGCCGATATCGCACTTCTCACCGAATGCCTGGAGGGACGGCGCCGCTCCTACCGCATCGACAAGCGGTACATCGCTGCCGACGGCCGTGTCGTGTGGGGCGCGTTGACCGTAGTGGTGGTGAACGCACCGCGAGATCAGCCGCGCTATTTCGTCTCGCAGATCGTGGATGTGACTGCCGACCGCATCCGTGAGGCCGCTCTGGCACGACAAGCCGCCACCGACCCGCTGACCGGGGTCGCGAACCGGTCGGCCGGTTGGAGCCGCCTGGAACAGCTCCACGTCAGCGGACGGGGTTACGGGATCCTGTTCTGCGATATCGAACGCTTCAAAGCCGTCAACGATCAGCACGGCCACCGCGCGGGTGACCAGTTGCTGGTGCAGGTCGCCGGGCGGCTGCAAGCGGCGGTCGGAGAGGACGATGTCGTCGCCCGCTGGGGCGGCGACGAATTCCTGGTGATCACCGATTCAGTCAACGACTGGGAACTCGCACGCCTGGCCGACCGGATCACCGACCAGCTGGACACGGCGCCGGTGATGCTCGGCGAGGGCAAGCAAGTTGCGGCCAGGTTGACCATCGGAATCGCCGCGCACCACACCGGTGACGGACGCTCGATCGATGCCGTCCTCGAACATGCCGACCAGGCCATGTACAACAAGCGACGCCGACGACGCCGACGGGCCGCGGGTAGTTAG
- a CDS encoding response regulator, with the protein MKLATRLAIVCGCALLAVIMANTLYTVQLRQITDLFEERSQARNDQVAALDVQRDLKALLVAHDRLLFSNDPARRAELAGELDELDRTVDTELRAGAETEDNSSIRSMYQQALGTWSTFRSNYRSDLQNAQNNGQAVASARDLAGQVAALESQLGQIEQDSVKAVASANTRAENAVRFARSLLWILASAIVLVLGIMLYFTSRNIHRTVTGAAEQNEKARRAKETQANLMTEIQAAPDLASAGSVIVSRTAQALDAKHGALYLRQAQEMDRFDLVASYAFHRRKDLPNSFGLGDGLVGQCALEGNRIEVTGAPGDYVEIVSGLGKTDPVSLILIPIKTDSEVHGVLELAALRLFSQDDVELLESIAFGAGVALSAIESAQKTNELLRLSQAQTEELQAQEEELRTANEQLTQREDQLSAQNAELEETTEELRSQQEELRASSERLETQAQSLEQKNNELHRLSQTLEAKAEELAVSSRYKSEFLANMSHELRTPLNSILILAGLLADSDDPLTDKQQEFAETIQQSGKDLLNLIDEVLDLAKVESGSLRLERELIQVSDLVAFLERTFRPIADNKGVSFRVVVGDATPTQLFSDYTRVKQIAKNLVANAIKFTDQGSVTVELSGAGDIEGNPGTGYLAVAVVDTGIGIDEQDHHLIFESFQQAAKGNTRLYGGTGLGLAISRELARNLGGEITLRSALGEGSTFTCYLPVTSPQAGDAALPEAPRAAAPPSSVLAPPAPQQVAANGSASTAEVSPGQMSPEADGALSRIGAVDISSVSWPEGSKPVLLVVEDDPTFAGLLVELATEAGFDAVVTASGRMALALAKERQPAAITLDIGLPDMAGWVVLDVLKHDLATRHIPVNVISGANDDGRGRRMGAIHTLNKPAEVADLRSMFSAVADFLKPGPRHVLVAEDDASQRQVVKHMIESDDIAITCVGTGQQVLAELAGPTSYDCLVLDLGLPDMDGIDLIERVKDQLKQKHLPVIVHTGRELTTAETQRLEVLASAIVLKNAKSPERLLDETALFLHRVATDMPDSAREILSNPKRVDESLKGNTVLLVDDDVRNVFSLGSALKRYGITVIPARNGQEGLDSLAAHPEVGLVLMDIMMPVMDGYEAMRRIRAESRWRTLPIVALTAKAMKGDRQKCLDAGASDYVTKPVDMDQLTSVLRVWLGSRLRGQQGAASTNE; encoded by the coding sequence ATGAAGCTTGCGACCCGACTGGCGATCGTGTGCGGATGCGCGCTTCTCGCCGTCATCATGGCGAATACGCTCTACACCGTTCAACTCCGGCAGATCACCGACCTGTTCGAGGAGCGGTCCCAAGCCCGCAACGACCAGGTCGCCGCACTCGACGTCCAGCGTGATCTGAAGGCGTTGCTCGTCGCGCACGACAGGCTGTTGTTCTCCAACGACCCCGCCCGCCGCGCGGAACTCGCCGGCGAGCTCGACGAACTCGACCGAACCGTTGACACCGAGCTTCGAGCGGGCGCGGAGACCGAGGACAACAGCTCGATCCGCTCGATGTACCAGCAGGCACTGGGCACCTGGTCGACCTTCCGGTCGAACTATCGGTCCGATCTGCAGAACGCCCAGAACAATGGGCAGGCAGTGGCTTCCGCGAGAGACCTCGCCGGTCAGGTCGCGGCGCTGGAGAGTCAGTTGGGCCAGATCGAGCAGGACTCGGTAAAGGCCGTCGCCAGTGCCAACACCAGGGCGGAAAATGCGGTCCGTTTCGCCCGGTCACTGCTGTGGATCCTCGCCAGCGCCATCGTCCTGGTCCTGGGCATCATGTTGTATTTCACCAGCCGCAATATCCATCGCACGGTGACCGGGGCGGCCGAACAGAACGAAAAGGCCCGCCGTGCCAAGGAAACTCAGGCGAATCTGATGACCGAGATTCAGGCGGCGCCTGATCTGGCATCCGCGGGTTCGGTCATCGTGTCACGCACTGCGCAGGCACTCGATGCCAAACACGGAGCCCTGTATCTGCGGCAGGCGCAGGAGATGGACCGGTTCGACCTGGTGGCCTCGTATGCCTTCCACCGCCGCAAGGACTTGCCGAATTCGTTCGGATTGGGGGACGGGCTGGTCGGCCAGTGCGCGCTGGAGGGCAATCGGATCGAGGTCACCGGCGCCCCCGGGGACTATGTCGAGATCGTCTCGGGCTTGGGCAAGACGGACCCGGTGTCGCTGATCCTCATTCCCATCAAGACCGACTCCGAGGTGCACGGCGTCCTCGAGCTTGCCGCCCTGCGGTTGTTCTCGCAGGACGATGTCGAACTGTTGGAGAGCATTGCCTTCGGAGCGGGAGTTGCCCTCAGCGCCATCGAGTCCGCACAGAAGACCAATGAGTTGCTGCGGTTGTCCCAGGCGCAGACCGAGGAACTGCAGGCGCAGGAAGAGGAGTTGCGGACCGCGAACGAACAGCTGACGCAACGCGAAGACCAGTTATCGGCCCAGAATGCCGAGCTGGAGGAGACGACCGAGGAGCTGCGCTCGCAACAGGAAGAACTGCGGGCGAGTTCGGAGCGCCTCGAGACGCAGGCGCAGTCGCTGGAGCAGAAGAACAACGAATTGCATCGGCTCAGCCAGACCCTCGAAGCCAAGGCCGAGGAACTGGCCGTCTCATCGCGGTACAAGTCGGAGTTCTTGGCGAATATGTCGCACGAGTTGCGGACACCGCTCAACAGCATCCTGATCCTGGCGGGCTTGTTGGCCGATTCGGATGACCCCCTCACCGACAAACAGCAGGAGTTCGCGGAGACGATTCAACAGTCCGGCAAGGACCTGTTGAACCTCATCGACGAGGTGCTCGACCTTGCCAAGGTGGAATCCGGATCGTTACGTCTGGAGCGCGAGCTGATCCAGGTAAGCGACCTGGTCGCCTTCCTCGAGCGCACCTTTCGCCCGATCGCGGACAACAAGGGTGTCAGCTTCCGGGTGGTGGTGGGCGACGCCACCCCAACGCAACTCTTCAGTGACTACACGCGCGTGAAGCAGATCGCGAAGAACCTGGTGGCCAATGCGATCAAGTTCACCGACCAAGGCTCGGTGACCGTGGAGCTGTCGGGGGCGGGTGACATCGAAGGCAACCCAGGAACCGGTTACCTGGCAGTGGCCGTCGTCGACACCGGAATTGGTATCGACGAGCAGGACCACCACCTGATTTTCGAGTCCTTCCAGCAGGCGGCCAAGGGAAACACCAGGCTGTACGGCGGCACCGGGTTGGGGCTGGCGATCAGCCGCGAACTCGCACGCAACCTCGGCGGCGAAATCACGCTGCGCAGTGCGCTGGGCGAGGGATCAACCTTCACCTGCTATCTGCCCGTCACGTCCCCACAGGCGGGTGACGCCGCGCTGCCCGAGGCCCCGCGCGCTGCGGCGCCACCGAGCAGTGTGCTCGCCCCGCCGGCACCGCAGCAGGTGGCCGCAAACGGATCCGCGTCCACCGCTGAGGTGTCGCCTGGTCAGATGTCGCCTGAAGCCGATGGTGCGCTCTCACGCATTGGCGCGGTGGATATTTCGTCCGTCAGCTGGCCGGAAGGGTCCAAACCGGTCCTGCTTGTGGTCGAGGACGACCCGACATTTGCAGGATTGCTCGTCGAGCTGGCCACGGAAGCCGGCTTCGATGCGGTCGTCACCGCAAGCGGCCGAATGGCGTTGGCGCTGGCGAAGGAAAGGCAACCCGCCGCGATCACGTTGGATATCGGTCTGCCGGACATGGCCGGCTGGGTTGTCCTGGACGTGCTCAAGCATGACCTCGCCACGCGGCACATACCGGTCAACGTCATTTCGGGTGCGAACGACGACGGCCGCGGCCGGCGGATGGGTGCAATCCACACGTTGAACAAGCCCGCCGAGGTCGCCGATCTCCGGTCGATGTTCAGCGCGGTCGCCGATTTCCTGAAGCCGGGGCCGCGCCACGTGCTGGTCGCCGAAGACGATGCCAGCCAGCGTCAGGTTGTCAAGCACATGATCGAGAGCGACGATATCGCGATCACGTGCGTCGGAACCGGCCAGCAGGTGCTGGCCGAATTGGCCGGACCGACCTCGTACGACTGTCTGGTCCTCGATCTCGGGCTGCCCGATATGGACGGCATAGATCTCATCGAGCGGGTCAAGGATCAGCTCAAACAGAAACATCTGCCGGTAATCGTCCACACCGGAAGGGAATTGACCACCGCCGAGACGCAGCGCCTCGAGGTGCTGGCTTCTGCCATCGTGTTGAAGAACGCCAAATCACCTGAGCGGCTGCTGGACGAAACTGCACTGTTCCTTCACCGCGTGGCCACCGACATGCCCGACTCGGCCCGCGAAATTCTGTCAAACCCCAAGCGGGTCGACGAAAGCCTCAAGGGCAACACCGTCCTGCTGGTCGACGATGACGTCCGCAACGTCTTCTCACTGGGTAGCGCGCTGAAGCGCTACGGCATCACGGTGATACCCGCCCGAAACGGGCAAGAAGGACTTGACAGCCTCGCCGCGCATCCAGAGGTGGGGCTCGTGTTGATGGACATCATGATGCCGGTCATGGACGGTTACGAGGCGATGCGGCGGATCCGGGCTGAATCCCGCTGGCGCACCTTGCCGATCGTGGCGTTGACGGCAAAAGCAATGAAGGGTGACCGCCAGAAGTGCTTGGACGCAGGTGCTTCGGACTATGTGACCAAACCGGTCGACATGGATCAGTTGACATCCGTGCTCAGGGTGTGGCTGGGCAGTCGGTTGCGAGGCCAGCAGGGGGCGGCAAGCACCAATGAGTAA